Proteins from a genomic interval of Rosa chinensis cultivar Old Blush chromosome 2, RchiOBHm-V2, whole genome shotgun sequence:
- the LOC112189632 gene encoding mRNA decay activator protein ZFP36L3 isoform X2 yields the protein MSNLQSTCQFFTPFPREGQEFEAVSDTEPHQAFKKPRVSKVGSDSMVIERRYKWLHYKTRLCNNFKRGRCLYGEACLYAHGIEEIRNTLGSSANEKGMLGRTEYARHRTCDELRLCKLFLNEGKCTYGEKCRFRHVIPKSIRDESVIILTSGSKGSQISGSGQFGGKRSLGLDVDTNGVSGGRHFRQQSSVAAGRGMLSNTCMASGSFAHGHAGNRLK from the coding sequence ATGAGTAATCTTCAATCAACCTGCCAATTCTTCACTCCATTTCCGAGAGAGGGTCAAGAATTCGAAGCTGTATCGGACACTGAACCCCACCAAGCTTTCAAGAAACCCAGAGTCTCTAAGGTTGGGTCAGACTCGATGGTTATTGAGAGAAGATATAAGTGGTTGCATTACAAGACCCGACTGTGCAATAACTTCAAACGGGGTCGTTGCCTTTATGGTGAGGCGTGTCTCTATGCTCACGGCATTGAAGAAATCCGCAACACTTTGGGTAGTTCGGCGAATGAGAAGGGCATGTTGGGTAGGACTGAGTATGCTCGTCACAGAACTTGTGATGAACTTCGACTTTGCAAGTTGTTCTTGAATGAGGGGAAATGCACATATGGAGAGAAATGCCGCTTTCGTCATGTGATTCCGAAAAGTATCAGAGATGAGTCAGTGATCATTTTGACTAGTGGGTCTAAAGGGTCTCAAATTAGTGGCTCTGGGCAATTTGGGGGCAAGAGGTCTTTGGGTTTGGATGTTGACACTAATGGAGTGAGTGGAGGCAGGCATTTTAGGCAACAGAGCTCTGTTGCAGCTGGAAGAGGGATGCTGAGTAATACCTGCATGGCTA